GCTGTGGCGGCAGTCATACCTCAAAACAACTGCTGGTGCCGCTGATGCAACAGGAAAGTTTCACGCGCCTGGAAATCCGCTGCGATCATGTACCGAAATGGTTCGATCGTCTCGCTGAGTATCAACTGTCTGTGGTCAGCGGCCGTGCGCCTGATGGCAATTTGCAGGTGGTGGTCAGCAAAAAGGTTCCCTGACGTACGAAATACAACATCACTGTTCCAAAAGGAACAACGTTTGCGCTCAGGTGGAACGCGTTATTATTTTTTATGATTATTTATCAAACCGTTATGTATCGCGGTTTTTT
The window above is part of the Pantoea cypripedii genome. Proteins encoded here:
- a CDS encoding Fe-only nitrogenase accessory AnfO family protein, which codes for MAQLPQAFVHAGPLPGEFQVDLIAALRCGGSHTSKQLLVPLMQQESFTRLEIRCDHVPKWFDRLAEYQLSVVSGRAPDGNLQVVVSKKVP